Sequence from the Catenuloplanes indicus genome:
GCAGACCGTCGGCACCGTGCCCGGCGTCTCCCCGGTCGGCGAGGCCGGCCTGCTCGGCCTCGCCGTCTCCCCGGACGAATGGGTCTACGCCTACCTGACCAGCGCGACCGACAACCGGATCGTGCGCTTCCGGCTGGACGCGATCGGCGTGCCGCAGCCGATCCTGACCGGCATCCCGCGCGGCAGCATCCACGCCGGCGGCCGGATCGCGTTCGGCCCGGACGGCAAGCTCTACGCCGGCGCCGGCGCCGGCGACGCCGGCACCACGGCCAACGCCCAGAACCCGGCCAGCCTCGGCGGCAAGATCCTCAGGCTCGACCCCGACGGTACGGTGCCGTCCGACAACCCGACGCCGGGCTCATTCGTCTACTCGCTCGGCCACCGCAACGTGCAGGGCCTGGCCTGGGACGCGGCCGGCCGCCTCTACGCCTCCGAGTTCGGCCAGAACACCTGGGACGAGGTCAACCTGATCCGCCCGGGCGCCAACTACGGCTGGCCGGTCGTCGAGGGCGACGGCAACGACTCCCGCTACGTCGACCCGCTGGTCGTCTGGTCCACCGCCGAGGCCTCCCCGAGCGGCGCCGCCATCTTCGGCTCCACGCTCTACGTCGCGGCGCTGCGCGGCACTCGCCTCTGGACCGTCCCCCTCACCGCGGACGGCACCACCGGGACCCCGGCCGCCGTCCTCCAGAACCAGTTCGGCCGCCTCCGTACCGTCGAGGTCGCCCCGGACGGCTCCCTCTGGGTCGCCACCAGCAACCGCGACGGCCGCGGCTCCCCCGGCCCGGCCGACGACCGCATCCTCCGCTTCGCACCTACCGTGGACCCAGGAGACCGGTCGGCCGGGGAGTGAGCCGGGCGAGGCCGTCGACGAAGGCGGCCCAGGCCTGCGGCGCGAACTCGAGCACCGGGCCGGCCCGGTCCTTCGAGTCGCGGACGAGGACCGGGCCGTCCGCCTTCGTCACCTCGACGCAGTTGGCGGTCGACCCGCTCCGGGACGACCGGAACCAGGAGAGAGGTACGCCGGTCGCGGACCGGCGTACCGGCATTGCCGTGGCCATGGGTGCCTCCCTGCGTGTCGGTGTCGGTGCGCGCCCGGCCGCCGTCACCGTTCCGGCGGTTGTTCGCGCTCATACTGCGCGCGGATCTCCTCCAGCAGTTCCCGGGACTCCCCGGGCGGCAGTGCGGCGTCCGCGGCGCGCTGGAAGACCTGTCGTGCGTTGTCCACGTCCTCCTGCCGTTCGAGCTTCATGTCCCCGAACACGTCCTCGACGTGGACGACCGGCTTCAGCGGCGTGCCCGGCGGGAAGTCGAGCACCGTGAACGTCGTGTCCATGGCCGCGTGCGCGCCGTGCCGGAGCGACAGCACCTGGATCGTCGCCGACGACAACTCGTCAGTGATCGCGAGCAGCCTGCCCAGTTGCTCCTCCATGACGACCGGGCCGCCGACGACCCGGCGCAGCGCCGCCTCGTCCAGCACGAAATGCATGTCCGGCAATGGATCCCGCCGGAGGACCGCCTGCTGCCGCTCCATCCGCACCGCGACCAGCTGATCGATGAGCGCCGGGTTCGCGGGCAGGAAGTACGAGCTGATGACCTCGCGCGCGTACTCCTCGGTCTGGAGCAGGCCGTTGACCGTGCTCGACTTGAAGTCCCGCATGGACGACGCCGCCGCCTCCATGCCGATCAGGTTGCTGTATCCCCGGGGGAGCTCGTACTCGTCCCACCAGCTTCGTCTGCGTCCGTCCTGGGCAAGGGCCATCATCTGCTCCCGTTTTTCGGTATCCACCGAATAGTGGTCGCAAAGGTCCCGGACGTCGCGCTGACTCGCCGGGCGCTTGCCCGTCTCCATGCGCGATATCTTCGCCGGTGAGCAGAGCAGGTGCGCTGCCACCTGATCGATGGTCATCCCGGCGGCATGCCGTGCCTCGCGCAGCATCGAGGCCAATTGCTGCCGCATGACCACGGGATTGGGGTGTTCGGACAATGTTCCCTCGCAAGGGTCCGGTATTCAAGATCGCCTTAGACGTTGCATCCGCGCCCCGGGCACTTGCCGGTGTCACGTGACCTCATGATTGCACTTGCCAGTGGAATCGGCCAGGGGCAATAGCTGTGAGGTAAAGGCCGCGGGTCCGTGCCGTCGGGCAAGTGTCAATGTTGAGTGCCCGACGGCCAGTGCATGGAGCACCGGCCGGCCGCAATTGCTAAGGGAAAGAATGCGTGTCACATGCGGCCGGAGGAGTATTTCCGAAGCGAGTGAGGGTGATTCACCGGAAGTCGCTCTTGATTCGACTTGGTGTCATTCACCGAGTAGTCTGATGTGCGATCGGAGATGTCCGTCATTGTTCCGCGATGCTCACCATTCACGGGAACGGAACTGGGCCGGTGCGCCAACACCGACCCAGCAATGGCGATCACATCATCCGTCGAACGGCCTGTCGCGAGCGGAAGGCAATTGCCATGAGCAACGCTAGCACATCAAGTGCCAAACGTGCCCGACCATCTGTTCCGGCGCAGTCCCCGGATGCCTCCGGCAATTCTCTGCGCCATTTCCGTCGAGTGTGCAACCCACGCGCAAGTCGCATCGTGCGCCGGATCGCGGCCCTCCTGAGAGACCGCGGCGTACGGCGATTCTGCATGCTGCTCCTGCTCGGCCTCGCCTGCGTCGCCGCCGGAGATCTCGGCCTGGTGGACCTGGGTGGCCTGGCCGAGACGCTCGCGCCACTGATCGTGCTGGCGGAGGTGGTCCGGCTGCTCTGTGCCGGCGAGGGCGCCGGCTGCCTCCGCGACTCTGGTCGCGACGTCGACGGGAGCCGGTCGGTGGCGGCGGACGCCCGGCGGGCGGTCACGCGGTCGGGCGCCGGAGCCGCGCGACCGCGCCGCCCCCGGCCGGCCGTCCGGTCCTGCGTGCGTCACCGGTAGCGGTCGGTCTGCGCCGGTCACCCATAGGTGGCCGGCCGGC
This genomic interval carries:
- a CDS encoding PQQ-dependent sugar dehydrogenase codes for the protein MRRTAALTSVIAIGLALAGGVRAHADAVPSAEGFDFGAPQMVAQGLPAPWGLTWLPNGDALVAERGTARLLRIPAGGGTPQTVGTVPGVSPVGEAGLLGLAVSPDEWVYAYLTSATDNRIVRFRLDAIGVPQPILTGIPRGSIHAGGRIAFGPDGKLYAGAGAGDAGTTANAQNPASLGGKILRLDPDGTVPSDNPTPGSFVYSLGHRNVQGLAWDAAGRLYASEFGQNTWDEVNLIRPGANYGWPVVEGDGNDSRYVDPLVVWSTAEASPSGAAIFGSTLYVAALRGTRLWTVPLTADGTTGTPAAVLQNQFGRLRTVEVAPDGSLWVATSNRDGRGSPGPADDRILRFAPTVDPGDRSAGE
- a CDS encoding DUF397 domain-containing protein, whose translation is MATAMPVRRSATGVPLSWFRSSRSGSTANCVEVTKADGPVLVRDSKDRAGPVLEFAPQAWAAFVDGLARLTPRPTGLLGPR
- a CDS encoding helix-turn-helix domain-containing protein, yielding MRQQLASMLREARHAAGMTIDQVAAHLLCSPAKISRMETGKRPASQRDVRDLCDHYSVDTEKREQMMALAQDGRRRSWWDEYELPRGYSNLIGMEAAASSMRDFKSSTVNGLLQTEEYAREVISSYFLPANPALIDQLVAVRMERQQAVLRRDPLPDMHFVLDEAALRRVVGGPVVMEEQLGRLLAITDELSSATIQVLSLRHGAHAAMDTTFTVLDFPPGTPLKPVVHVEDVFGDMKLERQEDVDNARQVFQRAADAALPPGESRELLEEIRAQYEREQPPER